CTATAAATACTGGTCAAGGTCCCTGCAGCAGCACTCATCCCAGTAATCTGATTTCGATCTATTTGTCTGCAAATCTTCTCATCGTTATATCAccaaaggaaaacaaaaaatgtctGGCTGTGGTGGAAACTGTGGCTGTGGTTCTAGCTGCAAGTGCGGCGGCGGCTGCGGCGGGTACGTTACGCTTTCCATTTATCCaatcccttttatttaattaaattcatccCACAAACtgtagtctttttttttttaattcgttTTTTGGACATGCAGTAGCGCCATGTACCCTGACTTGAGATCCTTTGAGAGCACCACCGTCGCCACCGAGACCCTCGTCCTCGGTGTTGCTCCTGTCAAGATGTACGTAAATGTGCAGTCGTTACAGAACTGTgtgttaaattattgatttttatcaaCTGATTTAAAGTAATCTGACGTTACATTAGCCTGCATGGAAAAGGAATCCAAACGGTgtcattatttgtatttttatataaattcagGGACCCAAATGATGGATAGGTTTGGActgtatttgattttatttttttaatttttttttcctccttggGATCAGGCACTCTGAGGGGTCCGAGATGGGATTCGGAGCCGAGGGCGGCTGCAAGTGTGGACCAAACTGCAAGTGCAACCCTTGTAACTGTTAATGAAGATTACGAGACGTGAACATGCCCCATAATAAAGCAGCGCTGTGAGGTCGTTTAAATTGTAGTATCAATAAAAAGAACTATTTGTCTTTTGTGGTTGGCTTTGTTGGATGTCTTTTTATGAGCTTttgtttgtaaaataaaaaccagCCATGGCTGCTTCTCCGAATCCTTAACTGGGTTTGTTGCAGATCCATGGCTagttaattaatcattaagtGTATCTGTTACTGCTGCTTTTCTAATGGGAAGCTTCCTCTCAGACTTTTATCTATATTGTAAAATGTGTTTGGTTCATGTActgtataataaatttacaacgtttggatttggatttttgTTGGAGGGTAGGTGAGAAATATCAGCAAGACTTATCTTCTTGGGATTTGTGTGTCAGcagatattaataataatttgttgtGTATAAGATGCCAAGCGTTTGTTCGTCTACCTATTTCTCCAAACTTCcaagaataaaatttcatattggGGACATTTGCCGATTGCCATTATGGCAATTGTGGACTTTGGGAACGAATAATTTATTAGACTTGTGACTGACAGCTGAGTACCGACCTGACAAGTTAATATTGTAATGGAAAGATACATTTTTGTCAACCAATCATAGAGCCCTGATTAGGCAAAAAATTACCCATCTGTCAATTTCTTGGCCCTCCGGGTAAGGGGTGACGGTATGTCAGTATGATCTCTATTCAGCCAGGTAGATTATGTGGCCTAGAACAGATTGCTTGTATGGAGATCTTAATTGAGAATGCCCTGTGCGTACTGTAATTTgtgaacaaataattttttttttcctcctccCCCGAAATGTTGTAAACAAAGATGTTAGATGTAAAcgaattcaattttgaaagttCCATTCTTCAGCGGTAGCGATACTTGTAAATTGCTGGAGCTGTGATTATGATTCTTGTAACGGGCCATTGTTTTGTCGTCTTATTGGGCATCTAAATTCTTTTCACTGGGTTCCCTATGGAGAGGGTGGAACCCATTCCTATAAAGTGACAGCCCACCAAAtcgattattattattatttttaaattgtttgaCATACTGtttgatattgaaatttaagtaattataACTTATTGTTCATAGTTTAcaatactaaaatatttaataaatattaattattatagtttgaaaattaagttgattgaatatgttatttatataataaaattttataatattttttgtttagggGGAAATTTAGGTGTTAACGTGGGTCAATAACTCAGTGAAAGTAAATTAAGGGAAGTCAATTTATTTCACTGGGCGTTATGATAGAGAGACATGGATAAActcttagaaaaaaaatagtaatttcgATAAAATACACAATATCAAGGAGCATTattgaaagttaaattttggCGATTAAGACCTGCACGTGAACAACGTACGTGACCTTTTGATACTACTAGAAAAGCAACACGACCACAAGGCTAGGAGGCTACCACATGTCCAACTGTGGAGGTAAAATGGTGGTTGAAGGTTTTTTATCTCCTAAATTCATATATGTCATTATCAATGGACCACAAGGCAAAATACTCAAATAACCTCACCTGAAGGAGGCCAGCCATTAAATGAGCGTTATGTGttcaaaattaccaaaatactcTTAGGAACACTTCTATATAAGCTCCATCTGTTCAATCTTGAAGAGGCTGTCTCCTTTTGCTCCATCCAACTCTAAGcttgctttttttctttcagatTTGATTTCTTGAGAGACTGCCTCATTTTCTTCCCCCCAATTTTTACACCTCCATCGAAGATCTTGGCTGTCCATCTCTTAAAGgagcattttcttttgttttttttcttagaaaattctctaattttcataaaattcacATCTCTCTCATGCTATTGTTCACCATAAATAACCTTTATTGAGGTTTTGTTGATACTGTAGAGCAAATTATATAATACTTCATTTATATAGCGGATTAAAGATGAGTTACTTCCATAGATATAGACTAAAGggccgaaccacataaaatcTTGCGTGTTCTTTATTGTTTATGCTATTTTTCTACTTGTTATGATGGTTTTGATCCATATTGTATTTCATAGATGAGTTTACATGAGTTATCTTACAAGCTTAGGGAGTTAATCAGATAACTTCTTTAGAGCTATCCTCGAAGCTCTCTTGAGCTCTCTATGTCAACTTCCTAAATTAACTCCTATAAGCTACACAAGATTGCCATAATATTCCAAACTTAGAACACGACAGCTCACCTCCTAGATCACATTAACTATACCTTATATtccaaacattagaaaattaaGGTTGGCAAAAGAGCATGAGTTGGCCCAAGCCCGCAGCCTGAAGCTTGGGCCACATAGGTTGGGCCTGGATGTGGGCAAAACATTATCAAGCCTGCATAAATTTGGCTTGTTTAAGGGCCTAGGACAAAAGAGCATgagctttttaatttataaagaaaaaataaatcaaatttagaaaaagaaaaaaactcaaaatattaaattattttttatattagtatttatgatttattatgttgtgttactaatattttgtatattaggctattattctattatgtattagataattatctttaatttaaaatttttactttattaaacatttatttcataattaatggAAAGCCCATACCCGGCCCAAGCCCACAATTTGCGAACCCTACAGAAAATACACCTACACCCAAAATTAGCCTAATTTCCTGTTAAactataaatttcatttgttttaatcATATTTGACCTAGATCTAGTGAGAATAACCACTTAATGATTTGGATTAGGGGTGGCAAAACGAATCAAATTCGAATCGAATAGTAAACGAATTGGGTCAAAATTCTACTAATTCGGATtcgatttgtttattaaacgaataGAAATCTTAGGATAcggattcgattcgtttaatttatttagtagAATTAATGAATGAATCGAATCCGGatgcatttattatttatttatcctatTGCGAATCCATAACGAATCGAATTAAATCAAGATTTGTTTACAattcatttagaaaaatataattaataaacaaaattaagcaaaataaaatataaaaaaaccacaaatttaatatcctacaacaaaatataaataatccAAACCATATTCTATGATTAAATATACAGTCATCCAAATACCAAATTACAAATCcctaataatacaaataacaataattcaaattcaaattataaagtaaggtaatttctttaattctctcCATTTTGTCTTTGTCaccttgaaaataaaaatcctaaaccaaaaagtaaataaaatataattaacatgctacaattttgataatagtcattgtaaaattttaaatattaaatatatagcAAATTTACAATactattaagaaaataataattaaatctataaaaccaaaaaaatagaCAAGATAAATCTACAAAGCCGAAAAAAATAGGCAACATTTTAAGTACTCATGATGCATAATATGCTTCTAGGTTTGGCCAACTGTTACTTGGGTGAATTTCCAGTACGTCCCTCATTTATTATCTGagcaagaaatgaaaaattaacattgaTGGCTACTAAGTAGTGGATCCTCAAAAGACAAATCCAAATCAAGATGAATAAAAGACAAACCCAAGCCAAAACGTAGCACTTGTTGgatgcaaaaataataaaaaagagaaaaagaagtgGAGCTTACTGTGATTTATGCAAGATGATGACTGCTGCTGGACTGTTGGTTGAGAAATTGTGAAATCGTGGCTGAGTTGCTAAGAGATGAAGGGAAAGAGAGTGTGAAATGTGAGATTAGGGCCAGCTGCTCTAATTGCTATTTCACTTTGCTTTAGCCAAttgcttaaaattataatattaacctcccaattttaaaaagttttcaaataaatttaaggataaaaaagtaatttaattaaatgaattgacTTGTATTCAATTCGTTTATGACATGTCTATTAAACAAATCTTAAACGAATAGACGA
This window of the Citrus sinensis cultivar Valencia sweet orange chromosome 8, DVS_A1.0, whole genome shotgun sequence genome carries:
- the LOC102617427 gene encoding metallothionein-like protein type 2, yielding MSGCGGNCGCGSSCKCGGGCGGSAMYPDLRSFESTTVATETLVLGVAPVKMHSEGSEMGFGAEGGCKCGPNCKCNPCNC